A part of Sinorhizobium chiapasense genomic DNA contains:
- the lexA gene encoding transcriptional repressor LexA, which produces MLTRKQQELLLFIHERMKESGVPPSFDEMKDALDLASKSGIHRLITALEERGFIRRLPNRARALEVIKLPEAYTTSPQPRRGFSPSVIEGSLGKPPAAPAATTKSAPPSDTASVSVPVMGRIAAGVPISAIQNNTHDISIPAEMIGNGEHYALEIKGDSMIEAGIFDGDTVIIRNTNTANPGDIIVALVDDEEVTLKRFRRKGASIALEAANPAYETRIFGPDRVKIQGKLVGLIRRYH; this is translated from the coding sequence ATGCTAACCCGCAAGCAACAGGAATTGCTTCTGTTCATTCACGAGCGAATGAAGGAATCCGGGGTGCCGCCGTCCTTCGACGAGATGAAAGACGCATTGGACCTCGCCTCCAAGTCGGGCATCCACCGGTTGATCACCGCGCTTGAAGAGCGTGGCTTCATTCGCCGTCTTCCCAACCGGGCGCGCGCGCTCGAAGTCATCAAGCTGCCCGAGGCCTACACCACGAGCCCGCAGCCACGGCGTGGCTTCTCGCCAAGCGTGATCGAAGGCAGCCTGGGCAAGCCACCTGCCGCGCCTGCCGCCACGACGAAATCGGCGCCACCGAGCGATACTGCATCGGTTTCCGTGCCGGTCATGGGGCGGATCGCGGCCGGCGTCCCGATTTCCGCGATCCAGAACAACACTCATGACATTTCCATCCCGGCCGAGATGATCGGCAACGGCGAACACTACGCGCTCGAGATCAAGGGCGACTCGATGATCGAGGCGGGTATCTTCGACGGCGATACCGTGATCATTCGGAACACGAACACGGCCAATCCCGGCGACATCATCGTTGCGCTTGTCGACGATGAGGAGGTAACGCTCAAGCGGTTCCGCAGAAAGGGCGCATCCATCGCGCTCGAAGCGGCCAACCCGGCCTATGAAACGCGGATATTCGGACCGGACCGCGTCAAGATCCAAGGCAAGCTCGTCGGCCTTATTCGCCGCTATCACTAG
- a CDS encoding LysR family transcriptional regulator: MDLRSVNRFLAVAELGSLNKAAQRLNLSQPALSKSIQMLEYAFGVPLLDRGPRGITLTSFGEAVFDHARRIAAEMRKMESDIKAIRTLGSGEINVGAPLGPDSRTLAFAILRLVTDERRLTINIANGTRSDLIRPLLLGDLDFLIATLFEPEDLPPDVEQSELYLDSMILVVRAGHPMLDGHQIELNELAQYPWVVLTGNRDLEGALRKLVGMEFKRSVLRSGSPMFVKNILQKSEFIGLVRQDAVRIELETGSLVEIDISAQLDIHEFVPPQKVGLIFRSDVSIPVASQALIQEITAATRANSGALTKLTEM, translated from the coding sequence ATGGATCTGCGTTCGGTCAATCGATTCCTTGCAGTCGCTGAACTGGGGAGCCTGAACAAGGCTGCGCAACGCCTCAATCTTTCCCAGCCGGCGCTTTCGAAAAGCATCCAGATGCTCGAATATGCTTTTGGAGTGCCGCTGCTCGATCGCGGGCCGCGCGGCATCACGCTTACGTCTTTCGGCGAGGCGGTCTTCGATCATGCCCGGCGCATTGCGGCGGAGATGCGCAAGATGGAGAGCGATATCAAAGCGATCCGCACACTTGGATCAGGCGAGATCAACGTCGGCGCTCCGCTTGGCCCGGACAGCCGCACGCTGGCATTCGCGATCCTCAGACTTGTGACCGACGAGCGGCGCCTCACCATCAACATTGCCAATGGCACCCGCAGCGACCTGATCCGCCCATTGCTGCTGGGGGATCTCGATTTCCTGATCGCGACCCTCTTCGAGCCGGAGGACCTTCCACCCGATGTCGAACAGAGCGAACTCTATCTCGATTCCATGATCCTCGTCGTCCGCGCCGGTCACCCGATGCTTGACGGTCATCAGATCGAACTCAACGAACTGGCGCAGTATCCTTGGGTGGTATTGACCGGCAACCGCGATCTCGAAGGCGCGCTGCGCAAGCTTGTAGGCATGGAATTCAAGAGATCGGTTTTGCGCAGCGGCTCCCCGATGTTCGTCAAGAACATTCTCCAGAAGAGCGAGTTCATCGGCCTTGTGCGCCAGGACGCCGTACGCATCGAGCTCGAGACAGGTTCATTGGTCGAGATCGACATATCCGCTCAGCTCGACATCCACGAGTTCGTGCCGCCGCAGAAGGTGGGACTGATCTTCCGATCGGACGTCTCGATTCCGGTGGCGAGCCAGGCCCTGATCCAGGAGATCACAGCCGCAACACGCGCAAACTCCGGAGCTCTCACCAAGCTGACGGAGATGTGA